AAAGAGTCTATTAATATCCTGTGCTTTAAAGCTCTCTGACAACCCCATATTGAACTCCAATTCAGCAAATCGCTGTTCTGCATGAATAGACTGTAAGGGTTGATTGGACGCTAATAGAGGCGCCTGTAGCACCTCTTCAATCCAGCCAATCAATGCCTCATGTTTTGTAGCATCTATTGAGTTTAGATCCACTGGACGACTGTCTTCTTTCTTCTTTGCTTGTAGTAGTCGGCTTTGCTGTTCAGCGCTACTATAAACCAGAGGTAGCTGATAACTACTGACCGCTCTATCAATCACCTGAGACCACTGCGATTTATTGCTGAAATCAATTTTTTCAAATATCTCATGCAAAAACGTACCCGCATTGGCGCCTTTCACAAAAGTAAAGCGGATATCATCCTCTGATTTGAGGCTCAAATCACTGACTGGTTCAAGAGACTGATTACTACTGAAGGATACTATCGACTCTGTTATATCAATATCTAGGGCATCATCCATACGTTCATCTACCACAGCCAGCGCCTGTGTAGATTCATCTAGCTGACGAGCTAAAGCCGTAAAACTGGTCTTGGCCCAACCATAAAAGTAATCTGTTTTCATGACCTCTGAAAAAGCAGCATACTCAATAGCCTCTGTTATGGGCTTGGCAGTGGCAAGCGTTGTGTTACCCGCTAAGCCTACTGCATTAGTATCATCGTTATAGAACTCATTGACCTTATGCCCTCTGATCATACCTATGGTGCCTTTGAGTCTATCAGGCAAATCAAACTTTGCCTCGGGAGCGTCAAACCAATAGAAAACAGGCTTTAATTCAAAACCTGTTTTGCTATTGGGATCTCGTAACACCACATAAAGCTGCTCACTGGCACGAGTAAATGCCACATAGCCAAGCCTACGTAGCTCATCAAAGTCCTCTTGTGTCTCAATATCGGTGTAGTAACCCTCTGTGGTGGCAGAGCCTTTCACAGGTGAGAAGCGGCGCTGATTGCTTGTTGATTGCTGCACTAAAGCTGACGGATTTTGTTGGGCGTTATACAGATACAACCCATAGTCTTCTTTATTACCCGACTTCCTGCTGGCATCTCCCATACCCAATACATAGACAATGGGAAACTCAAGCCCTTTGGACTTGTGAATGGTCATAAGTTGTACACCAGACTCTGTGGGTAGCGGGTACTGCTTAGCCCAATCGCTGTTAGGAGCAGCCTCTATATTTTGTCTAAACCAAGCCAATAATTCATGCTCACCCATGCCGATACCATACTGCGCCAAGACATCCATCATATGACGCAAATCCATGATGTGACGAGCGCCTTCTGGATGAGCCGCCAGAGCTTGCCAAACGCCTTGCGGCTGCACGGGATTTTTATCTAATAAGTAATGCAGTGCTGACAAGATACCAAAGTGCTGCCAGTTTTGAGCCGCTTGTTTTAGATAGGTAATAAAGTCTTGATAGCTTTTTTTATTATCAACCGCTTTCACATTAGTGCTATTTGAATGGGTGCTTATTATCGTATCGCCACTCTCTGTCACTCCTGACTCATGGTCAGTCATCATGGCTTTGACGGCTTTAATACTCAGACCATACAGATGACTGGTCAGCACCCGATTAATCATATCATGACGATATGGGTACAGCATGGCACTCAGCAGCGCCGCCACATCTTCGGCCATGATGGTTTCAAAGATACTAACATCACTGGTTGTCAAGGTTGGTACATTGAGTTTAAGCAACTCATCCTCAACCCGTTTTAAGTCTTTTTTAGTACGTGCCAGCACGCCGATATCACTGGGCTGAATCGGTTTGCCTTTTAACGTCTGACCACTACCGAGCAAGGTCGCAATATGACGCGCCGTGATTTCATGCTCATCATACTCAAGCTCTTTATCATAAGGTAGGTGCAATACGCTCACTGGTTGGGCAGAGAGTATCTCTGTCACTAAAGTACTGTTTTGAACGGTTAGGTCATTAAACCAAGAAAGTTGGTTTTCTGGTTTATCAGCTTTGATATGCTGATAATAAATACTGCTACCTAACTGTGCTAATTTATTCTCAGCAGTCGTTACCGTTGGCATGCCAAACCAGCAATTTAGTGCATCAATCACACCGGCATTTGAGCGGCGGTTAATATCGAGCGTCCAAAGGCTACTTTTCTCAAACTGAGCTTTCATATAGTTATAATTGGCTACATCACCGCCACGAAATCCATAAATGGCCTGCTTTGGGTCACCAACCAACAGTAAAAACTCATGACTGACTTTATTAGTGGATAACGGCTTATCATTCGCCAACTGTTTACGCTTACTCTTTGGCAAATAGATACTTTCAATCATAATGGCCTGTTCGCCATTAATGTCTTGCGACTCATCAATCAAAGCGACCGGATAGTGATGTCGAATATAACGTGCCAGCTTCTCCCCTTGCCGACCCGTTAACGCTTGGTTTAAGCGCGCCATTTGTAAACTAAAGGTTGTCTCACCGCGCTCTTCTAAGATGATTGGCAATCTATCGCGCACAGCAAGCACGATATGACGATTGAGATTGGCTGATACCAACAAAATATGCTGATTTAGTCCATCAGCCATATCTAAGAGAGCCATTAACTTACTAATGGTTTCTAACTCGAAAAAAGTTTCATGCTCTTTCTCTTTATTCTTATTAAAATTCTTAATTTTGCCATCTTCATTGGGGTATCTGGAATCCTGCAATGAAGTAAGAATCTTGTTCTCACGTTCATTTAAATAGCTAGTAAATGCTAGCTTATATTCCGCTATCTTTTGATGCACCTCAATGATGGCATCAAACTGTTTGAATAAATTAGAAGCACCATTAAACCCTTGAGACTTTCTATAATCGGGGTTTAAATACGGCTGAATATCTACTAAATCTAACTGAGCAAACTCATTAAGTAGTCGCTCATACGAGACAAAATCAAAACCTTGCTCCAGCTTTATCTCATCAATCGGCGCTGAAATAAAGTTAAGCGAACGAGTCACATATTTTTTATGATCGCTAACCGCAGTCAGCTTGCCTTGCTGATCCATCAATGCATACAGTTTGGGCTGCTCGTGATACAGTCTGCTTTGAAACTGCCGCAGCTCATCATGAATAATACTGTCAGTAACTTGCTCGATACTGCTATCTTCAATAATCGCCATGCCTTGCTGATGACCCGTCTCGCTACTGTATTCAATCAACCACTTTTGCGCCAAGCTATCGAGCGTACCCACAAACAGTTTATCCAAGGTGGTTAATACCAGTGCCGTGCGTCGAATGGCCTCGGTCATTGGATAGCTGTGCACATGGTCAAGCAAATAACCGACCAAATGCAGATTAATGGGATCTTCCATAATGCCATCTAAGCGTGCGTATTTAGCCTGTTCTACTAGCCATTTTTTACGCTTTTCTTTTGCCTGTGCACGTTTTTCAGCAGTGATCTGCTTGTCATAGGCAAGGTCTTGATTTGGTTCATCAGCAGCTTTTTCAGCATCTGAATCTGTACTTAAACCTTTGGCAGCTTGTTTCTCCTTGCCACTTTCAGGAGTCACCTGTAGTACATCAGGATACAAAGCATCCTTGTTATTGGGTTCAGCACTTAGGCTATTAACCCACTGCAGCAATTGATAAAAATCCACCAAACGGTCGTGAATACGCTGACGCATTTCGGCCGCAGCGGCTCGAGTAAAAGTAGTGGCGATGATTTGCTCTGGCGCACGCCGCGCTTCAATCAGCAGGCGCAGCACAATGCCGGTTAGTGTCCAGGTCTTGCCAGTACCGGCTGAGGCTTCGATAAGATGCTGACCCGTCAACGCAACATCGACCGCTGGTATCACATTTTCCTTCTGCTCACTCATAGCGGCACTTATACCTTCACTCTCAGGCGTATGAGTCGGCGTATCGAATGAGTGATGCGACTCATCTATGTACTCATCGAATAAATTCGGTTGTGTAGAAAGTTCAACTATATCGCTTGTGTCGGTAAAGTCTGTCATATGGGCATACACTTTTTATTATTATCAATTAAACCAAAGGGCAAAAATCTAACCATCTAAGCCAGTGATTTGTTAATCATCTAGACCGTCTAGTGCGGCAAACATTGGCTCATACAGCGGCTGCGCTAAGGTGGATAACGCTGCTGACAGCGCTTTAAACGCATCTTGGTCACGCAGTACGTATTGCCAAATGGCGTGCTGCGAGCAGGTATCGTATATTGTGTCTGAGTAATAGCTAGGCCTTAACCAATCTGAGAAATCTGCTCGTTTTGGCCAATAGCTGCCGATTTCGTCCCCACTTTCTTCAGCTTGTAGACACTTATCAAGATAACTGAGTGCATATTCTGGCAGTAACGTAATGGGCACCTGACCCGATAGCTTGGCAAAAACTGCCCACTTTATCAGCTCAACGACTGCATCTTCATACACAATAGGACTTAGCTTAAATGCAGTTACTTTTTCATACTTTTTGATTTGTGAGCTGGGCTTATTAAAGCGCCAAATGCTCACTCCATCATTTGATGCCGCTTGCTCAGCAGTGGTGCGTCTGGCAACTTGCCAATACAAATGTGACAACCAAAACTTGAGTAAATGCCTAGGACTGGCAGAATTGGGCAATATGTTTAACCACTGCTTGGGTGATTGCTCAGCATAGGACACGCCAGCCTGTAGATGAGAGCGGCTGTTGTGAGCATCTACAGGCACTGATATTGGTACTGAGCCTTTTATCTTAATGGCTTTTGGTAGCAGCTTGAGTAGTGAGTCATTATTTTTAAGAGGGTATTTATGAATCTCTGTCTGCTGCTCTGATGGGTGATTTGGCTCGTTATTAATGCTATTCAGCACAGCTGCAAGCTCTATCTGAACGGGGTACTCAGAGGTTGGCGTTAGTAACGGCAAACCAGCAGTGCTATCTTCTTCAGCCTCATCAAAACCATTAGCAATTAACTGCTCTTTGAACTCCAAGCATTGCTGTTGCAGTTTTTGTTGTTGATTGGGCAATGTGGTTTGGCGAGCCACACCTGCCGGCATAATTTTTTGATACATCAAGATCTGACTGTCTTGTTTAGCCTTGCCATCACCATTCTTATCGGTGGCATCGGTGGCCAGTTCATTTATCAAATGCTCTTTAATCTGATAGGTAGTCAAGCTGTCTAGAAACAGTGGCTCTTGATGCGCTATCGCTTCCTCGCCTTGCACCACATGCACCTTTTGAGTACGCAAAAAAGCCTTGGCAGGATGGCGCACTTGATAAGCCAACACCCCTTCAACGTCTATCTCCCCAATGTTAAATATAGTATCAAACACGGTTTTGATGAGCGCCTCATTCATATCACTGACATCAGCAGTACTATCTAGCGCCAGCATGTCAATCAATGCAGACAAGGTTTGACTGCTTACTTGTCCCATCTGACCCAAACCTTGACCAAGTAGCTGAGCGATTGACTCGTATTGTTCTTTTGTCGGTAAGCCTACCAGCTGTGGATGCTCGCTTGCTACTCGTCCCTTCAAAGTATCAAACACGGCTTGCCAAAGCGGCGCAGGCGGAAATTGCTTTTTCTGAGCCAACTTGGTCTTGCGCATGGCTTTATTTAAAAGAACATCCAGCTCATCAGTCATATCAACAGTGCTATTGTCTCTAGCATTGTCCTGAATATCGTCAGCTCCCTCATTTAAACTAGGATTGGGATTGAGGTGGTTAGACTCTTGCTTAGAAACATCAGCGTCTTCAATTTCTGTTTCGAATAGACTCTCATGAAAAGGCAGTGCTGGATGCTCAGTTACCAGCCACTGCTTAATCAATTTAGGCAAATAGCGCTTGAGGCTCTCGGTAGTGGGGTCAATATTCTTAGGCAACGTTTCTAACGAGTTTACCTGCCACTGTATCTCACCTTGCAAAAACTGTAATAGCTCACTGATTGGGTTGGCTGGCAGGTGCTCATGAGTGTCCGTCAGGCTTTGACCGTTGTAGAACATCCAACAAGCACTACGTGCGCACAACAGCGCATCCAAAAACGCCCCATTATCATCATCTTCACTGACTCTGTCGCCGCGACGGGCGTTGGTGGCTTTCATCAAATCATATCGGTTGTCACGCTCACGCCCAGGAAACTCAGAGAGGTTCATATTAAGCATTACTACTAACTCAAAAGGCACGTTTCTTAATGCACCAAATCGACCAAAGGTAATCACACCAGTAGGCTCAGCACTGACCTGCTGACTTTCAAGCTCTGACTCAATACTGTCTAGCATAAAGCTCAGCTTTAGCGGCAACTGCTCAACGCCTGCCAGCTTTTGCTCTACTTCTTTATTGGCACTATCAGCACTAGAGTACTGTTTATAATGACGGTTGGCTCGCAAACTGGATTTAAAGCCGTTCATAGCGTTATAGATGGCGCGCATGGTGCGTGTTTGATCAACATCGCCAAAGTAACGATGAATGACTTCTGTCTCAATTTGATCCAGCCAATCTTCCGCTTTCATCTTTTGCCTATGATCATCACGTCGTGCGACCAAACCCGCATAAATGCGGCAAAGGGCTTCAACAATCATCGCATCGTTTAGGCTCACCTGTGGCAGCGGCAAACTCATTTCTGGCAAGGTAGTACTTGGCCAATCATCCTGAGCTAAGGGATATAAGCAGTCGCTCAAACTGGCCTCTGGCATCACTAGACCTAACGTTAATCTATCTAGCGCTTGAGCAAAGCTAAATCGATAATCAAAGTCGTTACTGTCTAGGGTTTGTTTAAGATGTAACTCATCAAAACCGCGGATAAAACCCGCCTCTACCAGTAAATCACAACCACGGCTCATTTGTTCGTGGGTCAGCCCAAAGCTTTCAAACAAGGGAGGTAGCATCAGCCAGTCTAAGACCTCAGGCGCTTCAAAACGGGCACTATGACTGCCTAACAGCTTATAAAAACCAATAATGGCTTCCCATAGCTGACGAATATCTGCATCGACAACACCGGTTACCTTAGCAGGCAGTGTCAAACCATCTTGACCTTTACCACTGACAAAAATAGAGCTGATCAGAGCATGATGACGCTCAACATCAGGTAGCAAAACAACAATATCGGATATATGGCGTTTCTTTTCACCAGGTTTGATCGGTTCATTTAGCCAACGGCCAATCATAATACGCAACACTTCAAGCTGACGCTGCAAACTGTGACACGAATGAATGCTTAGGCTATTATCTTGCCAAGAGCTTACCCAAAAACGCTCTCTCTCAAAACGTTTGTTTTCTAACGCCTCATCTTCATACCAAGCCATTTCTGGTTTCTCTTTATCAAAGCTTGGCTCTATTTGCTTACTCACTGCTTGAGAGACTGTAGCGGCGGTTACTTGCTGAGTAGATTGCTCATCAAGCATCAGCACATCGTTTTGCAAACGTCGCAATAAACTTGGGCTATTTTGCGTAATTTGAGAATTATTAGCGTCATCAACATCATAGGCGCTATCATCAAAGCTAAAACCAAAATCATCATTTAAACCATCATCGCTATTCTCAAAGTTATCTTGCCACTCCACTAGCTCATCTTGGTATTGCTCATTACCCGACAAGTTAGCCAGCATGGCAAAAGTATCGCGCGACTGCTTCCCCAAACGTGACAGCAAGCTATGCCCATAATCACGCAAAAATACACTTTCAGGGTTAATAATCTGCTGGCGCTGTAGCCATGACTTATCCACGATATCCGCCCAAAATAGCTTTGATGGATTGTAATGCAACAGTGTGATGTCCATGTATTGCGATAGGCGCTGCAAAAAGTCGAGCTCAGTCTGTGGCAACTGCTGAATGGTAAAAATACGCAGTATTTTAGGCAACTGAGCACGCTCATTTGCCTTGTTGTCTTTTAAGGCTGACCAAAAAGTGTTTTCAATTGTCACACGGTGCTGATGAACATCGGCAAATAGGTGCGACCATAAGAATCGTTGCGCGACTTCTAACTCAACATAATGCTCCACCAACCAATCAGGCGTACCGCGCGCATACTTGTCAAAACGCAGTGACAATGCATCTTTATCTGCTATCAATTCATCCACATTAAGCGGCTTGTTATGCGACCATAGCGCCAGCCAATCCTCACGATGGGTCAAATAGCGGTTAAACACCCTCGCCAAATCGCTTGCCAGCTGCCAAATACGCGCATCTTGTTGCGCTTTATCTTGCTCCCCTCCTTCTTTTGGCTCATCAATCAAAGAGGCCAGCAGTGGGTTAACCGGATGAGTTTCATCTTTAACAATCAACGCTTGATAGTAGGTCAAATACCCAAATAAGCGCCACTGCATCACGGTTGGTGACAGCACTGCAACTTCAGGCACATTCAAAATTGCCGCTTCAGGGTCTATCTCTAACAAATATGCGTTATGGCGGGTTAACACATCCTGCATTAATGTCCACTGATACTGACCCCAAAATTTAGTACGCACCAAGGTACTAATCCCAGCGCGACTGGCAATGGTTTTATCCAACCAATCACCCAATACCATTGAGGGTACAATGACAATAAAAGGCTCAAAAACAGGCTGATTCTTGGACTGATATTGCACAAGTAATTGATCAACAAGGTTTTCGGTGCGGTGCGATTGAATAATGGTAAACATAGAGGGTATTCTAATAGAGTTATGAGAGTGAATAATAAAGTGAAGTAGAACGTCATGACTGACTAATATACAACCGTATTTGCGATAACTTTTTAATGCCCAGTGCACATTGATGGCTATTAAGCCATGCGCCAAAGAGCACGCCCAGTCAATGGTTCTTGATCGTTACTTCGCTGTATATCTGTTAACATAATGACTTGAATGTCATAATTAGCTTTATAAAAATAAAAAAAGATGACCAACTATAAGTAATTCACTACCCATAAACCCAAGAAATTATAAAATAAGCGGATATTAGTGCGTCTTAGTGTGCCATCGATACTTGCTATTTACTAGTTTATTCATCGTGGTGGCAGTACCTTACGACAGTCATTGTCGTGCTATTGAAACGGTTACTTTTATTAAAGATAATTTATCTGAAAAATAAGGTATTATTGCCACTATATTTGGCTATTTCATGTTGTTTTTACTTCATTATTTAATCATTCTTTATATTGACGAGATAACATAACACTATGCCTTTGCGTCCCATTGATGCCATCTTTGTTCACCCTAAACGACGTTTGTATGTTGTATATTATCGCGGTGAGCTATGGGAATTACCACGGATGAAAATTGATGATCAATCATGGCAAAATAGACAACCCTATACTGATGACAGTCGTGGGCTCTATCTCAGTATTCATCAAACCATTAGTGACCCTACACTCGCACAAAAACTACGTACATTGAACTTGCCAGCGGCTATTCATGGCAGCACCTTACCGCGTTTTGAAGCATGGTGGGAAGCATTTGGTTTTAAATGGCTTAAAGATAAGCTTGCAACAGGTGAATCCCCATTAGCTGCGCACCAAGTTGTTGTGCCTAAAATGGATGCCGCTAAAGCGTTTGACAATCAGACGGCTTCCCCCTCAAACTATCAAGCTGCACCATTAAATAATGACCGTACCATCAAGCAAAAAAGTGGTGAACAAAAAACAGCGGCCGTTGCAGACACAGATGTTTTTGCTGATATGTTGGCAGATTTGGCAAATGAAGTACTGGATCAAAAGCTTTAAATCAAACTATATGTCACATATAGTGTTTTATGCAATTTTGAAATGAACCAATTAACAAAAGCGCGGTAATATATGAAAGACTACAAACTGCTATTAGTGGTGCTAATTATACTGCTGCTAGTTATTTTTATCGCTATCTTTACTTGGTTATGGACCAATAATCGTGAAAACACAGATCCACTGCCTATCATGGCAAGTGAGAATGAATTTGCAACTGTCACAAATGACGAGGATACAGATACTGTTTCTAGCAGCACACTATATATTCGCGCAGAAGAAAACCTACAAGTACCCTTAGACGATATCATCGTCAGTTTTGAGTCTCGTTATCCTCATATGCAGGTTCTGGCAAGCTATGTGCCTTCAAATGCTCTTTTAAGATTATCAAAAAACGATATCACTGCTCACAAGGGATCTGACTCTACTATTGATACAGATATAATCATCGCGAATAACGGCCTGTCCGAAGAATATCTCGCACTTTTACAGGCAAAGCTAACATTGGCTAAACACAAGAATAACCAAAGTCAGCCAAACACCAATGCAGTTACTATAGATGATGGTAAGAACGATAATGAAAGTAGTGATAATAAAAAGATAACTGCCGAGAGTGATAATAAAGAGGCACGCACATTGAACTCTTTCAATTATGCTTTAAGAAACAAACAAGCACTTCAAGGGGTTATTTTGACAGACAATACTGTCGCCATTAGCTTTCGCAACTTTTTACTCTCAAGTACTGGGCAAAGTATATTAGAGAAATATGATTATTATAATATTGATGGTTATAAAAATAGCGTAAATGACTTGTTCAAGCCAACATCACAGGTAAAAAAAGCATCAGGCGATAACCCGGTAGATGTCGCTGATGCACTAAGTAACGGCAAGTAAAAACAAGACTCTCCATTTATCCAGTATTTATTGCTTTTATGAGTGATTTTTTCTACAATATCACTCTCTTGTGCGCCTATAGCTCAACAGGATAGAGCAGTTGCCTCCTAAGCGATCGATCGGGGTTCGAGTCCCTGTTGGCGCACCATATAAATATACTATACCGCCCTGTTTGCATAGCTTACAGGGTTTTTTATTGCCTATATTATCCTGCCTTGTACTTTAAATAACTATTGCATACTGTATAAATTACAGTATCACTGGGATTGACCCCGATAGGATACTGTAAAAATAGCAAAAATCGTTAAACCCCTAACAAACACGCAAGTTAGTCAATCAAAACCAAATGGTAAAATTCAAAACCTTACTGATGGTGGTGGCTTTACGCCTATACAGAAACTAAACCAGGCAGCTTAATTCTATTGATTAAGTGTCTTATGCTTGGGATGATTACCGAGCTACTCAATCAAAAATTTCGTTTTCAGGGCGGTGCCCATGTGGTGCCCAAACTATATTTGCCTTAGAACTCTAGACCTTTATAAAACCAAATATAATCTGTACTATCATGAAAAGCAGATATGATTTCAAAATAATAAAACCAAAAAACTGAGCCAACCTATGAATTTTATTGATGTAGAGCCAACATTAGAGAACTACTGGCGAGCCATTATTTTATTCGGTAAGAACACAGCGTCTTATAAATTTGCGCTTGCTAAAAGTTTAATCGATGTCAGTTTAGAAAGGAATTCTGATTTAATTTCACTCGAAGACTTAGCCTTGCCGTATGCTATGCATTTATGCGAGCATCTGAAACACAGTCCGAAACAGAACAATAGAGGCAGTACTGGAAATGGTCAGTTTATGAATGCTTGCTTAGCATTTAATGATGGTCAGACATTTTGACAAATCAGAGCTGTTAAAAACATTGTTGGACGTGACTTATCAGATTTATGATGAAGAAGGTTTTGATTATAAGCGTGAGAAGATATAAATCTATGCGTGAGCATTTACGAGTGCTAGATTGATAAACGAGTCATTATTATTAAGCCCAATAAAAGCTAAGGTATAGACTCGTCCCAATACGGTGGCGTGCCATAATATCCCTCCATAAAATCAATAAAGCACCTCACCTTGTGTGGCAGCAGTTTTCTATGGGCATAGACTGCATATAAGCCCAAAGCCTCAGGTTCAATTTCTGGCAACACTACTACTAGTTTGCCACTGCTAATTGCTTCACTGATAATAAAAGTCGGCTGTAATACCAGTCCTGCGCCTGCAATAGCCGCTTCCACCAATACATCACCATTATTACTACGAAACTCGCTACCTTGCTTGAGGTATTTTGCTTTTAATAATTGGTGAATATTATCCTTACTATCCATATTCATATAGCTGTAATGCAAATATCGATGATGCTCTAAGTCTTTAGGTTGAGTAGGCGTGCCATGCTTATTAAGGTACTCAGGCGCGGCGCATAAAACCACGCGAATGGGTGCGACCTTCTTAGCAATTAGTGATGAGTTTTTCAATTGTCCAATGCGCAAGGCTACATCGAAACCCTCTTCGACAATATCGACTTTACGATCAGTCAATTGTAGATCGACAGTGACCAATGGATAACGCATCTGAAAGTCAGTGATTAACTTGGCCATATGTTTTAAAGCAAAGGATACTGGTGCACTGATTCTTAAGACGCCTTTGGGATTCTGCTGTAAGCCACCTAATTGTGATTCCATGTCATCAATATTAAGTAAAATCTGCTGTGCATGTCCAAAGTAATGACTACCAGCTTCGGTAAGGCTGACTTTACGAGTGGTGCGATTAAGCAGGCGTATATTTAGCTGCTCCTCCAACTTAGAGACATACTTGCTCACCAACTGAGGTGATAGCTGTAAGGTATTTGCCGCATTGCTAAAGCTTCCTTCGGTCACCACTGCTACAAAGGCACGCATCGCATCGATTCTATCCATATTTCACCCTGTTTTTATTTGACCATCAAAATTAAACACCAAAACTAAATATCAAAGCTATTATCAATGATATGTTGTTAATTACTCAATATTGTCTATCTTACTCTTTTACTGTATTGATAGTAAAGTATGGTTATTCCAGGCA
This window of the Psychrobacter arcticus 273-4 genome carries:
- a CDS encoding LysR family transcriptional regulator, producing MDRIDAMRAFVAVVTEGSFSNAANTLQLSPQLVSKYVSKLEEQLNIRLLNRTTRKVSLTEAGSHYFGHAQQILLNIDDMESQLGGLQQNPKGVLRISAPVSFALKHMAKLITDFQMRYPLVTVDLQLTDRKVDIVEEGFDVALRIGQLKNSSLIAKKVAPIRVVLCAAPEYLNKHGTPTQPKDLEHHRYLHYSYMNMDSKDNIHQLLKAKYLKQGSEFRSNNGDVLVEAAIAGAGLVLQPTFIISEAISSGKLVVVLPEIEPEALGLYAVYAHRKLLPHKVRCFIDFMEGYYGTPPYWDESIP
- a CDS encoding UvrD-helicase domain-containing protein, which codes for MTDFTDTSDIVELSTQPNLFDEYIDESHHSFDTPTHTPESEGISAAMSEQKENVIPAVDVALTGQHLIEASAGTGKTWTLTGIVLRLLIEARRAPEQIIATTFTRAAAAEMRQRIHDRLVDFYQLLQWVNSLSAEPNNKDALYPDVLQVTPESGKEKQAAKGLSTDSDAEKAADEPNQDLAYDKQITAEKRAQAKEKRKKWLVEQAKYARLDGIMEDPINLHLVGYLLDHVHSYPMTEAIRRTALVLTTLDKLFVGTLDSLAQKWLIEYSSETGHQQGMAIIEDSSIEQVTDSIIHDELRQFQSRLYHEQPKLYALMDQQGKLTAVSDHKKYVTRSLNFISAPIDEIKLEQGFDFVSYERLLNEFAQLDLVDIQPYLNPDYRKSQGFNGASNLFKQFDAIIEVHQKIAEYKLAFTSYLNERENKILTSLQDSRYPNEDGKIKNFNKNKEKEHETFFELETISKLMALLDMADGLNQHILLVSANLNRHIVLAVRDRLPIILEERGETTFSLQMARLNQALTGRQGEKLARYIRHHYPVALIDESQDINGEQAIMIESIYLPKSKRKQLANDKPLSTNKVSHEFLLLVGDPKQAIYGFRGGDVANYNYMKAQFEKSSLWTLDINRRSNAGVIDALNCWFGMPTVTTAENKLAQLGSSIYYQHIKADKPENQLSWFNDLTVQNSTLVTEILSAQPVSVLHLPYDKELEYDEHEITARHIATLLGSGQTLKGKPIQPSDIGVLARTKKDLKRVEDELLKLNVPTLTTSDVSIFETIMAEDVAALLSAMLYPYRHDMINRVLTSHLYGLSIKAVKAMMTDHESGVTESGDTIISTHSNSTNVKAVDNKKSYQDFITYLKQAAQNWQHFGILSALHYLLDKNPVQPQGVWQALAAHPEGARHIMDLRHMMDVLAQYGIGMGEHELLAWFRQNIEAAPNSDWAKQYPLPTESGVQLMTIHKSKGLEFPIVYVLGMGDASRKSGNKEDYGLYLYNAQQNPSALVQQSTSNQRRFSPVKGSATTEGYYTDIETQEDFDELRRLGYVAFTRASEQLYVVLRDPNSKTGFELKPVFYWFDAPEAKFDLPDRLKGTIGMIRGHKVNEFYNDDTNAVGLAGNTTLATAKPITEAIEYAAFSEVMKTDYFYGWAKTSFTALARQLDESTQALAVVDERMDDALDIDITESIVSFSSNQSLEPVSDLSLKSEDDIRFTFVKGANAGTFLHEIFEKIDFSNKSQWSQVIDRAVSSYQLPLVYSSAEQQSRLLQAKKKEDSRPVDLNSIDATKHEALIGWIEEVLQAPLLASNQPLQSIHAEQRFAELEFNMGLSESFKAQDINRLFQQYLPNEADKHVNLVPQNKTHLYRYLRGEIDLVYEHAGKYYVVDYKSNYLGNSLIDYDESTLKQAMSKAGYWLQAAIYQVALHRFLAMRISDYSGNEDKYLGAVEYVFLRGVYDSDSQAAADVSQDVNKPDNSLSMHNERYGLVTWDIPIEFIKALDALFGLPD
- a CDS encoding exodeoxyribonuclease V subunit gamma, which encodes MFTIIQSHRTENLVDQLLVQYQSKNQPVFEPFIVIVPSMVLGDWLDKTIASRAGISTLVRTKFWGQYQWTLMQDVLTRHNAYLLEIDPEAAILNVPEVAVLSPTVMQWRLFGYLTYYQALIVKDETHPVNPLLASLIDEPKEGGEQDKAQQDARIWQLASDLARVFNRYLTHREDWLALWSHNKPLNVDELIADKDALSLRFDKYARGTPDWLVEHYVELEVAQRFLWSHLFADVHQHRVTIENTFWSALKDNKANERAQLPKILRIFTIQQLPQTELDFLQRLSQYMDITLLHYNPSKLFWADIVDKSWLQRQQIINPESVFLRDYGHSLLSRLGKQSRDTFAMLANLSGNEQYQDELVEWQDNFENSDDGLNDDFGFSFDDSAYDVDDANNSQITQNSPSLLRRLQNDVLMLDEQSTQQVTAATVSQAVSKQIEPSFDKEKPEMAWYEDEALENKRFERERFWVSSWQDNSLSIHSCHSLQRQLEVLRIMIGRWLNEPIKPGEKKRHISDIVVLLPDVERHHALISSIFVSGKGQDGLTLPAKVTGVVDADIRQLWEAIIGFYKLLGSHSARFEAPEVLDWLMLPPLFESFGLTHEQMSRGCDLLVEAGFIRGFDELHLKQTLDSNDFDYRFSFAQALDRLTLGLVMPEASLSDCLYPLAQDDWPSTTLPEMSLPLPQVSLNDAMIVEALCRIYAGLVARRDDHRQKMKAEDWLDQIETEVIHRYFGDVDQTRTMRAIYNAMNGFKSSLRANRHYKQYSSADSANKEVEQKLAGVEQLPLKLSFMLDSIESELESQQVSAEPTGVITFGRFGALRNVPFELVVMLNMNLSEFPGRERDNRYDLMKATNARRGDRVSEDDDNGAFLDALLCARSACWMFYNGQSLTDTHEHLPANPISELLQFLQGEIQWQVNSLETLPKNIDPTTESLKRYLPKLIKQWLVTEHPALPFHESLFETEIEDADVSKQESNHLNPNPSLNEGADDIQDNARDNSTVDMTDELDVLLNKAMRKTKLAQKKQFPPAPLWQAVFDTLKGRVASEHPQLVGLPTKEQYESIAQLLGQGLGQMGQVSSQTLSALIDMLALDSTADVSDMNEALIKTVFDTIFNIGEIDVEGVLAYQVRHPAKAFLRTQKVHVVQGEEAIAHQEPLFLDSLTTYQIKEHLINELATDATDKNGDGKAKQDSQILMYQKIMPAGVARQTTLPNQQQKLQQQCLEFKEQLIANGFDEAEEDSTAGLPLLTPTSEYPVQIELAAVLNSINNEPNHPSEQQTEIHKYPLKNNDSLLKLLPKAIKIKGSVPISVPVDAHNSRSHLQAGVSYAEQSPKQWLNILPNSASPRHLLKFWLSHLYWQVARRTTAEQAASNDGVSIWRFNKPSSQIKKYEKVTAFKLSPIVYEDAVVELIKWAVFAKLSGQVPITLLPEYALSYLDKCLQAEESGDEIGSYWPKRADFSDWLRPSYYSDTIYDTCSQHAIWQYVLRDQDAFKALSAALSTLAQPLYEPMFAALDGLDD